A region of the Candidatus Methylomirabilota bacterium genome:
GGCGGCGCGTCTACCTGCGCACGCTGCTGCGTCGAGACCTGGAATTCCTCAGCGAGTGGGCCGACGATCCGTTCCTGCAGCGCATGGTCGGCAGCGAGTTCCTGCGGGCCTTCAAGCACGCGTACGACAAGGATCCATCCTTCTACGACGCCTGTCTGAACGATCCCACGCAGGTGGTGCTCGTCATCATGGCGGTGGAGCAGCGCGAGCCGCGCGACAAGAAGCCCCTCGGGCTGGTGCGGCTGTTCAGCATCCACCTCCAGGAAGGCTACGCGTTCCTGGAGACCCTGCTGGGCGACCAGCACGCGATCCGGCGAGGGTTCGGGGTCGAGGCGGGCAAGCTGATCTGCGCCTACGGGATGGATGTGCTGGGGCTCCGCCGCATCGAGGCCAAGGTCTACGCGTACAACCGCTTGTCCATCAACTCCCTGCTCCGGCACGGCTTCCGGCAGGAAGGCGTCTTGCGTCAGGCCGGCTTCTACGACGGCCGACACTTCGACGTCCTGGTCTTCGGAATCCTGCGCGAGGAGCTCGAGGCACAGCGGCAGACAGAGATCGACCAGAGCTCGTATCACTTCCCGTTCACGGGGCCGCCGGATGAGCCTGCATAAGGTCCTGCCGCTCCTCGCGCTCCTGCTGAACGTCTCCCTGGCCGGCATCGCCCTGCTCCGCAATCCCGGCAGCCGCATCAACCGGGTCTTCGCCTACTTCGTCGGCGCGCTGGCCGTGTGGAACTTCGGGGTCTTCATGCTCCGGAGCAGCGCCGACGAGGCGACCGCCCACTTCTGGGAGATCGTCATCCACGTCGGCGTCATCATGCTACCGGCGCTCTATTACCACTTCATCCTCATCTTCCTGGACGCGACCGTTCGCCACCGGCGTTCGCTGGTGGCCGCCTATGCCGCCTCCCTCGCGCTCATGGTCCTGAACCTGAGCGGCTCCCGGCTGTTCATGACGGGTGTGACGAACACCCACTGGGGGTGGGCCCCGGCCACCGGGCCGCTCTACGTGCCGTTCTTCGTGGCCTGGAACGCGCTGCTCGTCTACGGCATCGCCTTGCTCCTGGGTGCGTACCGCAGCATCGAGTCCAGCTTCCGTCGGAATCGGGCCCGGCTCGTGCTGCTGGGGTCGTTCGTTAGCCTGGCCGGCGGGTTCGTGGACTTCGTGCGCTTCATCCTGGCCCGGGTGTATCCGGCCGCCGATCAGATCTATCCCGTGGGGATTCCGGCCAACATGTTCTTCGCCCTGACCCTGGGGACGTCGATCGTCCGCTACCGGATGTTCGACGTCGACCTGGTGGTGAAGAAGACCGTCGTCTACTCCGGCGTCGGCGTGGCTCTCACTCTCGTCCTGGCCCTGGTGACCAGCACGGCGGAGCGCTACCTCGGCCTGCAGGGCAGCAGCGCGGTGTGGGTGGCCG
Encoded here:
- a CDS encoding GNAT family protein, translated to MRLPDSPDEPDQEVENVIARGRRVYLRTLLRRDLEFLSEWADDPFLQRMVGSEFLRAFKHAYDKDPSFYDACLNDPTQVVLVIMAVEQREPRDKKPLGLVRLFSIHLQEGYAFLETLLGDQHAIRRGFGVEAGKLICAYGMDVLGLRRIEAKVYAYNRLSINSLLRHGFRQEGVLRQAGFYDGRHFDVLVFGILREELEAQRQTEIDQSSYHFPFTGPPDEPA